CCAGCGGCGGATAGTCGTCGCTCGTCGCAACACGGAGCGTTCCCGCGTCTTGAATGTCCGCGGGAAGAAGCGCGGCAAGCGCATCGTCCCGAACGATGCTCGAGGCATCCTCGGGCTTGGGCTCAGGTGAGTTGCTGCACGCGGCAAGGCCAGCAGCGAGCATCGCAGCTGCTGTAGCCGCCGCTGCGATGCGGCGGAGTGCAAGCTTCGGTGAGTGTGTCGTGAGTGTCATGAAGCTGGATTCCCTTCGTTGGTATTCGCCTCTGCAGATAAGTGTGAGGGAGAGATCGCGAGATTCAAAGTTAGCCAGAATGCGCATTTATGCACACTTGAAACACATTTTCTGATGCTCATCCCAACGCGCCTCTAGACACCAGCTGCTCCTGCCAGGCAAACCTTCCTATACGACTCTCCGGGGGAGTCGGGGCGAGATATTCGCCATTGTGATGCTCTACGTGCGATAGCTAAGCTGAGGCGATGCTCACCCCAACGCAGCTCAAGGCAATTCGAGAAGTCGTGAACACCGGCTCACTGCGGGCCGCCGCGGCTCGGCTCGGCTACAGCCCCTCCGCAGTGTCGCAGCAGATCTCGTCAATCGAACGGCTCTGGGATGTACCCCTCCTTGAACGCACGGCGCGAAGCATCCGACCAACGGCAGCGGGCGCCCAACTCGCGAGGCAGGCGACGCGCATTCTCGCCGACCTCGACGCCGTCGAGGACGAGATGCGCTCATACGCTTCCGCCGATCTCGGGCGCCTGCACGTTGGTAGCTTCTGGTCGGCCGGCTTCCGACTCGTACCAGCCGTGCTGCTTGAGCTCCTGCAGGGCCGACCCGACGTCGACATTAGATACGAAGAGGGTGACTGGCAGACCACACTGCCCGCTGTGGAAGAGGGAGAGTTGGACCTCGCCGTCGTCGCGCAGTACGGCACGGTGCCGCGCACCTACTCGCCAGACCTCTCTGCTGAACTGATCATGGAAGAGCCCCTGTTTGTTCTGCTGCCCGATGGCCACCGGCTCGCCCGCCGAAACGAGATCAGGGTAAGTGACCTCGCCGACGAGCGGTGGATCTGCGCCGGTGAAGACACAGATGCGGCTGGCTCATTGCACCACATCTGCGCCGCCGCGGGTTTCCGCCCCGAGATCATCTTCCGCACCGACGACTACAACCTTCCGATTGAGCTCGTTCGCAATGGCCTCGGAGTAGCCATCGTGCCTCAGCTCGCAACGGTTGATTCAATGCAGGTGCGGCGTATCCAGCTCGCGAATCCCGCGTACGTCCGCAAGGTCTACGCGGTGCACCGCGCGGTCGACAGCAACCCCCTGATCGATTCGGCGGTCACGGCACTTCGACACGCCGCCGCTGACATCGAGCAGCGGCTCGAGACAGAGCCGGTCACTGCGTTCGCAATGTGACCCCCGGCGAACCTGGCTCCAAGACGACTCGCACTGCGTCGACGTTTGAGTCAACCGCGCCCCGCACATACCCGATTGGCGACGCCGCCACGGCCCGCAGAAACTCGAGCGCCTCTCGCGTAATGCGCTCGCCTGGCACAATGTTCGGAACGCCGGGCGGGTACGCAGCGAGCGCGTCCGCGGACACGCGACCAACCGCCGCCGACCAGTCCACGACCTCGGTGCCCGCGAAGTAGGCGGCGCGGGGCGTCATCACCCGCGTGCCCGGGGCTGGGAGCGCGGGCACCGCCGGCGGTACGCCGTCTGGGGTCGCCGCGTCCCGTCCCTCGCCGGCTTCCGCAACCGCACGGTCGAGCACGGCGACCATCGCCCGGAAGAGCCTGTCGACGTCGAGTTCCTTGCCTGGGCCGAAGAATGCGACGACGGCTGCCGATGTCGCGATCTCAAGCAGAATCCCGTGGTCGCGTGCGAGGGCTGCTCGCATCTCGTAGCCCGAGACCCCACTGCGCGACAGCCCAATTGAGACGCGCAGCGGGTCAGCACGCAGCACGCTCGGGTACTCGCCGAACTCGTCGCTCACAAGGGTGAAGCGTTCGTCAGCGCGAAGGAGCGAGCGGAGCCGCTCCGCGAGCGCGACACTCTCGCCGATGCGCCGTGTCTCGCGCACGAGGCTCCGTCTCGCGATGTCGAGGGATCCGAGCAGCAGCGAGCTCGCGCTCGTCGTCTGCGTGAGGGTGAAGGCCCGCTCAAGTGCGGGCTCGAGCGCGTCGGCGAACTGCCCATCTGCGAGCAGTAGCATCGCAGACTGGCCGAGGCTGCCGCCCATTTTGTGGGTGCTCGTCACCGCGATGTCTGCTCCGAGCGTCGTTGGAAAGTCGGGGAGTTCGGGGTGGAAGCCGAAGTGGGCGCCCCATGCTGCGTCGACGATGAGCGGCACCCCGTTGGCGTGCGCGACGGCAGCGAGTCCGGCGATGTCCGAGACCGCGCCAAAATAGCTCGGTGAGATCACGTACGCGGCTTGGGGCCGGTCTCCCCGTTCGGCGGCTCGGCCGAACGCCTCTTCGAGCAGAGCGGGGGTGAGACCGTGGTTGATGCCGTGCGTGGCATCAAACTCTGGAAATACCCATTCGGGCGCGAGGCCGGTGACGACGAGTCCGTCGAGAAAGCTCGAGTGGGCGCTGCGCTGCGCGACGACGACGTCTGGGCCACGCTCTATCGACGGCGCGGGCGCGTCAGCGCTGCCCCCGGCGCCGGCTGCACCGACTCCGATGACAGCCATCCGGTTGCCCTGCGACGACCCGTTGGCGAGAAACCATGCCCGCCGCGCACCCCAGGCGTCGGCCGCGAGGTCGAGCGCTTGAGCGAGCGGACTATTCTCGCCCGAGTCGATGCCGTCGACGAGCTGCGGAATGTCGTGCCGAAGCGCCAACTCACCGGCGAACTCGGCGAGGTCGCCCGACATCCCAGCGGCTGTTGCCGCGTGGCCGGGCACCATGAACATCAGCGGATCCTGATCAGCATGACGCTGCAGCGCCTCCGCGTATGGCGCGCGATCGTGGTCGCGCCGTGGATCCTGCGCCTGCTTCATTGCTTGCCCTACCCCGTTCGGTTATGGTTATCGCCGCGTTTCGCTTCGCGCCTCGCGGGCGGTGTCGCGCGCAGCCTGGGCTGCGAGCATCGCGTTGTACGCCTCAAGTTCAGAGTCACCGGAGCGTTCTTCTGCCCGATCCTTGCGCTTCTGTTCCTTCGTATCGCTGCGAGACCATTGCACGGCGACAACGAGCGCGAGCGCGAGCGTCGGTAGCTCGCCGATGCCCCACGCGATGCCGCCGCCAGTCGCCTGGTCCTCGAGCGGAGTCGCACCCCAGGTGCGGCCCATCGATCCGAACCAGTCGGCAACGAAGAGGGAGTCGCCAGTCATCATCGTGACGCCGAAGAACGCGTGCGACGCCATC
Above is a window of Leucobacter aridicollis DNA encoding:
- a CDS encoding LysR family transcriptional regulator, whose protein sequence is MLTPTQLKAIREVVNTGSLRAAAARLGYSPSAVSQQISSIERLWDVPLLERTARSIRPTAAGAQLARQATRILADLDAVEDEMRSYASADLGRLHVGSFWSAGFRLVPAVLLELLQGRPDVDIRYEEGDWQTTLPAVEEGELDLAVVAQYGTVPRTYSPDLSAELIMEEPLFVLLPDGHRLARRNEIRVSDLADERWICAGEDTDAAGSLHHICAAAGFRPEIIFRTDDYNLPIELVRNGLGVAIVPQLATVDSMQVRRIQLANPAYVRKVYAVHRAVDSNPLIDSAVTALRHAAADIEQRLETEPVTAFAM
- a CDS encoding aminotransferase class I/II-fold pyridoxal phosphate-dependent enzyme: MKQAQDPRRDHDRAPYAEALQRHADQDPLMFMVPGHAATAAGMSGDLAEFAGELALRHDIPQLVDGIDSGENSPLAQALDLAADAWGARRAWFLANGSSQGNRMAVIGVGAAGAGGSADAPAPSIERGPDVVVAQRSAHSSFLDGLVVTGLAPEWVFPEFDATHGINHGLTPALLEEAFGRAAERGDRPQAAYVISPSYFGAVSDIAGLAAVAHANGVPLIVDAAWGAHFGFHPELPDFPTTLGADIAVTSTHKMGGSLGQSAMLLLADGQFADALEPALERAFTLTQTTSASSLLLGSLDIARRSLVRETRRIGESVALAERLRSLLRADERFTLVSDEFGEYPSVLRADPLRVSIGLSRSGVSGYEMRAALARDHGILLEIATSAAVVAFFGPGKELDVDRLFRAMVAVLDRAVAEAGEGRDAATPDGVPPAVPALPAPGTRVMTPRAAYFAGTEVVDWSAAVGRVSADALAAYPPGVPNIVPGERITREALEFLRAVAASPIGYVRGAVDSNVDAVRVVLEPGSPGVTLRTQ